Proteins encoded in a region of the Pseudomonas shahriarae genome:
- the lptE gene encoding LPS-assembly lipoprotein LptE: MIKRNLLVMGLAVLLSACGFQLRGTGTTELAIKELDVSARNAYGETVTQLRQTLENSGVKVYTGAPYKLVLVDEKETQRNLSYASAGRSSDIEMSNVLFFQIQGRDQLPLISDKLQVQKVVTHDGNNLVGSDTEVNQVLSEMRRDLVQRMVLRLQMISPAQLDALQQTADAKAKADAEALKAAQDYENSIPKQSPVEVPAE, from the coding sequence ATGATCAAACGCAACCTGCTGGTTATGGGCCTTGCCGTACTGCTGAGCGCTTGCGGCTTCCAGCTGCGCGGCACCGGCACCACGGAACTGGCGATCAAGGAATTGGATGTCAGCGCGCGCAACGCCTATGGCGAAACCGTGACCCAGCTGCGCCAAACCCTGGAAAACAGCGGCGTCAAAGTCTATACCGGAGCGCCTTACAAGCTGGTACTGGTCGACGAAAAAGAAACCCAGCGTAACCTCAGCTACGCCAGTGCCGGCCGCTCTTCGGATATCGAGATGAGCAACGTGCTGTTTTTCCAGATCCAGGGCCGCGACCAGTTGCCGCTGATCAGCGACAAGCTGCAGGTGCAGAAAGTCGTGACGCATGACGGCAACAACCTGGTCGGTTCCGACACTGAGGTCAATCAGGTGCTCAGTGAAATGCGCCGTGACCTGGTCCAGCGTATGGTCCTGCGCCTGCAGATGATCAGCCCGGCCCAGCTCGATGCCCTGCAGCAGACTGCCGACGCCAAGGCCAAGGCGGATGCGGAGGCGCTGAAAGCCGCGCAGGACTATGAAAACAGCATTCCCAAGCAATCGCCTGTTGAAGTCCCTGCCGAGTAA
- the arfA gene encoding alternative ribosome rescue factor ArfA gives MSKKPSKHGPNKAKSIIAQPLFRSRQERAGKGKGSYRREAFQSNSWEASYFLAA, from the coding sequence ATGAGCAAAAAGCCATCCAAGCATGGCCCCAACAAGGCCAAATCCATCATCGCCCAGCCGTTGTTCCGCAGTCGCCAGGAACGCGCCGGCAAAGGCAAAGGCAGCTACCGCCGCGAAGCCTTCCAGTCTAATAGCTGGGAGGCTTCTTACTTTCTGGCTGCCTGA
- the holA gene encoding DNA polymerase III subunit delta, which produces MKLAPAQLAKHLQGNLAPVYIVSGDDPLLCQEAADTIRQAARQQGFDERQVFSADASFDWGTLLQAGASMSLFAEKRLLELRLPSGKPGDKGAAALMEYCARPAEDTLLLISLPKLDGSAQKTKWGKALVEGAQTQFIQIWPVDSSQLPQWIRQRLSQAGLSASQDAVELIAARVEGNLLAAAQEIEKLKLMAEGGQITVETVQGAVADSARFDVFGLVDAILNGDAAHALRMLEGLRGEGVEPPVILWALARELRLLANIALQYSQGTPLDKAFSQARPPVWDKRKPLMSKALQRHSAQRWAQLLLEAQRIDAQIKGQAAGSPWMSLSRLSLLMSGQRLALPAE; this is translated from the coding sequence ATGAAACTCGCCCCCGCCCAACTCGCCAAACACCTGCAAGGCAACCTCGCGCCTGTGTACATCGTCAGTGGCGATGATCCGCTGTTGTGCCAGGAAGCCGCCGACACCATTCGCCAGGCTGCGCGCCAGCAAGGCTTTGATGAACGCCAGGTGTTCAGCGCCGACGCCAGCTTCGACTGGGGCACCCTGCTCCAGGCCGGGGCCAGCATGTCGCTGTTTGCCGAAAAACGCCTGCTGGAACTGCGCCTGCCCTCGGGCAAGCCCGGCGACAAAGGCGCGGCGGCCCTGATGGAATACTGCGCCCGCCCCGCCGAGGACACGCTGTTGCTGATCAGCCTGCCCAAGCTCGATGGCAGCGCGCAGAAAACCAAATGGGGCAAGGCGCTGGTGGAAGGGGCACAGACCCAGTTCATCCAGATCTGGCCGGTGGACAGCAGTCAGTTGCCGCAATGGATTCGCCAACGCCTGTCGCAAGCCGGATTGTCTGCCAGCCAGGACGCGGTCGAACTGATCGCGGCCCGGGTTGAAGGCAACCTATTGGCGGCGGCCCAGGAAATCGAAAAGCTCAAGCTGATGGCCGAAGGTGGCCAGATCACCGTCGAGACCGTGCAGGGCGCGGTGGCCGACAGCGCACGCTTTGACGTATTCGGGCTGGTGGACGCAATCCTCAACGGTGATGCGGCCCACGCCTTGCGCATGCTCGAAGGGCTGCGCGGTGAAGGGGTCGAGCCGCCGGTGATTCTCTGGGCGCTGGCCCGGGAACTGCGCTTGCTGGCCAATATCGCCCTGCAGTACAGCCAGGGCACCCCTCTGGACAAGGCCTTCAGCCAGGCCCGCCCGCCGGTGTGGGACAAGCGCAAGCCCCTGATGAGCAAGGCCCTGCAACGGCACTCGGCGCAACGCTGGGCGCAATTGTTGCTCGAAGCCCAACGCATCGACGCGCAGATCAAGGGCCAGGCCGCAGGGTCGCCGTGGATGAGCTTGAGCCGTTTGTCGCTGCTGATGTCCGGCCAGCGCCTGGCACTGCCCGCCGAATAG